From Marinoscillum sp. 108, a single genomic window includes:
- a CDS encoding OmpA family protein: MIRNIVFTFLLVVSFLCGAQVQFFGSPESLKPLNTPSSENYIFLDFDNSQLYFSRAHFAGNKGGSKDKGDIWVSAYDSAWATASNMSLNDDQFTAPAGLTPDGRYFLFHKVWFSVGMHYGGVFAKPLDGGEVFQVDIPFFKNRSPIQTGTISADGRYLLLSLENNLGYGVDDLFMCRLQPDGSWSAPKNLGNVVNTALQELTPFLAEDNKTLYFASNGLGGQGSFDIFQSRRLDDTWQNWSSPVNLGSAVNTPGAETSFAFSSDSDYAYFVSTQNSDGYGDIKRIRITSDIVAEVRNDTVVSMVATAEVEVFLTVYLLDKISEAPIQGTGQVVLEGDTSLYSTNGKGEIQIPDLGQPLNFEFKADGYLSSKRILSRDDFASGVSAKVLLDPLSTGNTITLEHVLFYRGTANFVEGSEEELDLVVEMMNENPEVKIFLKGHTDNVGNEQLNVYLSKERVIAVTEYLVSRGIAAGRISGEGYGGSQPVASNADEASRKLNRRVEFEVVRD, from the coding sequence ATGATCAGAAACATTGTTTTCACCTTTTTGCTTGTTGTTTCTTTTTTATGTGGTGCTCAGGTGCAATTTTTTGGGAGCCCTGAATCCTTAAAGCCTTTGAATACCCCGAGTAGTGAGAATTACATTTTCTTGGATTTTGACAATAGCCAATTATACTTCTCACGGGCCCATTTCGCAGGGAACAAAGGTGGATCAAAGGATAAAGGCGACATATGGGTGAGTGCCTACGACAGTGCCTGGGCGACGGCATCCAATATGTCTTTGAACGACGATCAATTCACAGCTCCGGCGGGATTGACACCTGATGGACGTTATTTTCTCTTTCACAAGGTGTGGTTCTCTGTTGGAATGCATTACGGCGGAGTATTTGCCAAGCCACTGGATGGGGGAGAAGTTTTTCAGGTAGACATACCATTTTTCAAAAATCGTTCACCTATTCAGACCGGTACCATTTCTGCCGATGGCAGGTATCTGCTGCTAAGCCTGGAAAACAATCTGGGCTATGGGGTGGATGACTTGTTTATGTGCAGGCTTCAGCCAGATGGTTCATGGTCCGCACCCAAAAATCTCGGAAACGTGGTGAATACTGCGTTGCAGGAGCTGACGCCATTCCTCGCTGAGGATAATAAGACACTTTACTTTGCATCGAATGGACTGGGAGGCCAGGGTAGTTTTGATATTTTCCAGTCCCGGAGACTGGATGATACCTGGCAGAATTGGTCCTCACCTGTGAACCTGGGCAGTGCCGTGAATACCCCGGGAGCTGAAACTTCCTTTGCTTTCTCCTCCGATTCAGATTACGCTTATTTTGTCTCTACCCAGAATAGTGATGGCTATGGAGATATCAAGCGGATCAGGATTACATCGGATATAGTGGCAGAAGTGAGGAATGATACCGTGGTGAGCATGGTGGCCACCGCAGAGGTCGAAGTTTTTCTGACGGTGTACCTGCTCGATAAGATTTCGGAAGCGCCCATTCAAGGTACCGGACAGGTGGTGTTGGAGGGAGATACCAGCCTCTATTCCACAAATGGGAAGGGCGAGATACAGATTCCTGACCTGGGTCAACCTTTGAATTTTGAATTTAAAGCGGATGGCTATTTGTCCTCCAAGAGAATTCTATCCCGGGATGATTTTGCCTCGGGGGTATCGGCGAAGGTGTTGTTGGATCCCTTGTCTACGGGCAATACCATCACCCTGGAGCACGTACTTTTCTACAGGGGCACGGCCAACTTTGTGGAAGGGTCTGAAGAAGAACTGGACCTGGTCGTGGAAATGATGAACGAAAACCCTGAGGTTAAGATTTTCCTTAAAGGTCACACCGATAATGTGGGCAACGAACAGCTCAATGTGTACCTGTCTAAAGAGCGGGTGATTGCGGTCACGGAGTATCTGGTATCCAGGGGAATTGCGGCCGGGCGGATAAGTGGTGAGGGCTATGGAGGCTCTCAGCCAGTTGCCAGCAACGCGGACGAGGCTTCCAGAAAGCTGAACCGGCGCGTGGAGTTTGAGGTGGTGAGAGACTAG
- a CDS encoding sodium:solute symporter: MNYFDLIVLFGTLIFIVAYGVWRTRGQLNIDGYFLGDKSMRWGTIGLSVMATQASAVTFISTPGQGYESGMGFIQNYLGLPIALIIVSAVFIPIFYRLKVYTAYEYLESRFDLKTRMLGALLFLVQRGLAAGITIYAPAIILSSILDWDLTATILVTGTLVIIYTVSGGTRAVSITQKHQMAVIMGGMFVAFFILISYITDYVSFGDAVSIAGKLEKLNAVDLDFNFEKRYTIWSGLAGGLFLALSYFGTDQSQVQRYLGGRNVTESRMGLMFNAVLKIPMQFFILFLGVMVYVFYLFYAPPVHFKEVSVQRLNDSAYKTEYQDLERTYEGLMNERKALALDFSKAPHAESETIAQELQKVDNESVAVRQQVKDLLVKMDPEIETKDSDYVFLTFILTFLPHGLIGLLIAVIFSAAMSSTSSELNALSSTTTIDFYKRLINKDDKYHLFISKALTLVWGIVAISFAVLAKNSENLLEAVNIVGSIFYGTILGIFLTAFFLKYVKGNAVFWAAIIAQTSVIVFHFLTIYGVFTLGYLWYNAIGCFLTIGLGVLFQTIQRKG, encoded by the coding sequence ATGAATTATTTTGACCTGATTGTACTGTTTGGTACGTTGATTTTTATCGTGGCCTACGGAGTGTGGCGTACCAGAGGGCAGCTGAATATTGATGGCTATTTTCTGGGGGATAAGTCGATGCGCTGGGGTACCATAGGCCTGTCCGTGATGGCCACTCAGGCCAGTGCCGTGACCTTTATTTCCACACCCGGGCAGGGCTATGAGAGTGGGATGGGATTTATACAGAATTACCTGGGGTTACCTATCGCCCTCATTATAGTTTCCGCCGTGTTTATTCCGATTTTTTACAGACTGAAAGTTTACACGGCCTATGAATACCTGGAGTCCCGGTTTGACCTGAAGACCAGAATGTTAGGGGCGTTACTTTTTCTGGTGCAGCGGGGTTTGGCTGCTGGGATTACCATCTATGCTCCGGCAATCATTCTGTCCAGTATTCTGGATTGGGACCTTACAGCCACCATACTGGTGACTGGCACGCTCGTGATCATCTATACCGTCTCCGGCGGAACGAGGGCTGTGAGCATTACCCAGAAGCATCAGATGGCGGTGATCATGGGTGGGATGTTTGTGGCTTTCTTTATTCTCATCTCTTACATTACCGACTATGTGTCGTTTGGGGACGCGGTGAGTATTGCTGGTAAGCTGGAGAAGCTGAATGCCGTGGACCTGGATTTTAACTTTGAAAAGCGCTATACCATTTGGTCGGGATTGGCCGGGGGGCTGTTTTTGGCCTTGTCCTATTTTGGCACGGATCAGTCGCAGGTACAGCGCTACCTGGGAGGGCGCAATGTGACTGAAAGCCGCATGGGCCTGATGTTTAATGCTGTTCTGAAAATCCCGATGCAGTTCTTCATTTTGTTCCTGGGTGTGATGGTCTATGTGTTTTATCTGTTTTATGCTCCGCCCGTCCATTTTAAGGAGGTCTCGGTGCAGCGCCTGAATGATTCAGCCTATAAAACGGAATACCAGGACCTGGAGCGTACCTATGAGGGTCTGATGAATGAGCGGAAAGCCCTGGCTTTGGATTTTTCAAAGGCACCGCATGCCGAGTCTGAGACCATTGCACAGGAGCTGCAGAAGGTAGACAATGAGTCTGTAGCCGTGAGGCAGCAGGTGAAAGATCTGCTGGTGAAGATGGATCCTGAAATTGAAACCAAAGATTCTGATTACGTTTTTCTCACCTTCATTCTCACTTTTCTGCCTCACGGTCTGATTGGTTTGTTGATTGCTGTGATTTTTTCAGCGGCCATGTCGTCTACATCGTCTGAGCTGAATGCGCTCTCATCCACCACTACCATTGATTTTTACAAACGTCTGATCAATAAGGATGATAAGTATCATTTGTTTATATCCAAAGCCCTGACTTTGGTATGGGGAATTGTGGCTATTTCCTTTGCAGTACTGGCTAAGAATTCAGAGAATTTACTTGAGGCGGTCAACATAGTCGGATCCATATTTTATGGAACCATTCTGGGTATTTTCCTGACGGCCTTTTTCTTAAAGTATGTGAAAGGAAACGCCGTTTTTTGGGCGGCCATCATTGCACAAACCAGCGTGATTGTGTTTCATTTCCTGACCATCTACGGGGTTTTCACGTTGGGTTATCTCTGGTACAATGCCATCGGATGTTTTCTTACGATTGGGTTGGGTGTGCTCTTTCAGACCATTCAAAGGAAGGGATAG
- a CDS encoding DUF2911 domain-containing protein, with translation MMSKITKLTLLAFLCAYGTAMAQINTPQASPAGSVSSVVGLTEVSIDYFRPKVKDRKIFGEGSEFLQPYGQLWRTGANSGSKLTLSTEATIAGTKVPAGEYLIFTIPGKDEWSFMLYSDLSLGGNVNGYDAKNEVVKATVKAEKLSSPVEALTFNISDISEDNTKANIELTWSDVSVKVPLEVSFVEQVMADIEAKTKVNPSNYVQAAGFYLSQNKNLPQALEWMNTYLAIGDNGQQFWHVHTKARIQAAMGNKKEAIATAQKSLDIAKASPNGDFGYVKRNQDFIASLK, from the coding sequence ATGATGAGTAAAATCACAAAACTAACCTTATTAGCTTTTTTATGCGCGTATGGTACTGCCATGGCACAAATCAACACTCCGCAGGCAAGTCCGGCAGGCTCTGTTTCCAGCGTGGTAGGCCTCACAGAGGTGAGCATCGACTACTTCCGTCCAAAAGTAAAGGACAGAAAAATATTTGGAGAAGGTAGCGAGTTTCTGCAGCCTTACGGACAACTCTGGAGAACTGGTGCCAACTCAGGATCCAAACTCACTCTGAGCACTGAAGCCACAATAGCCGGAACAAAAGTACCAGCAGGTGAGTACCTCATCTTCACCATCCCAGGCAAAGACGAATGGTCTTTCATGCTTTACAGCGACCTGAGCCTCGGGGGAAACGTGAATGGATACGATGCTAAGAACGAAGTGGTAAAAGCCACTGTGAAGGCAGAGAAACTATCTTCACCAGTGGAAGCGTTGACCTTCAACATCTCAGACATCAGTGAGGACAATACCAAAGCTAACATTGAACTTACCTGGAGTGATGTATCTGTAAAAGTACCTCTGGAGGTATCTTTTGTAGAGCAGGTAATGGCTGACATTGAAGCTAAGACCAAGGTAAATCCTTCTAACTATGTGCAGGCAGCAGGTTTTTACCTGTCGCAAAACAAAAACTTGCCACAAGCTTTGGAGTGGATGAATACCTACCTGGCGATTGGAGACAATGGTCAGCAGTTTTGGCATGTACACACCAAGGCACGTATTCAGGCAGCTATGGGCAACAAAAAAGAAGCCATTGCCACTGCTCAGAAGTCACTTGATATTGCCAAAGCCAGCCCTAATGGTGATTTTGGATATGTAAAAAGAAACCAGGATTTTATTGCTTCTTTGAAGTAA
- the ggt gene encoding gamma-glutamyltransferase — protein MTSRIYILLLLALTFSSCNLTTSPKVGALGDHAMVVSAHPLSTAVGLNVLKQGGNAIDAAVATQFALAVVYPRAGNIGGGGFSVIRLTDGSIAALDFREKAPAQAERKMFQDSLGNVVGELSTIGHLAAGVPGSVAGMWELHQKYGSLPWADLVQPAIDLAFEGFLITANEAEALNEKQEDFRQANHYRPWVVRENGWQANDYVNQPQLAATLSFIRDSGRDGFYKGIVAQQIVKEMQRGNGLVTHEDLQNYEAIWRTPLVGTYRGHRVISMPPPSSGGVAVLQMLQGAELLNVGRYEHNSTNAVHLMAEIERRVFADRSKHLGDPDYFQVPVQQLLSPDYNASRFADISIDQTTPSTDMQGGEVPYESPETTHFSIVDADGNAISTTTTLNLNYGCKVWVKGAGFVLNNEMDDFSSKPGVPNFFGLIGAEANAIAPGKRMLSSMTPTIVEKDGALKMVLGSPGGATILTSVFQTVLNVIDYEMTMQEAVSAKKVHHQWLPDQIKAETDAISLKTIEELEQLGHSFEFVDKIGRNDCILVREDGRLEGGADPRGDDKAAGF, from the coding sequence ATGACCAGTAGGATTTACATACTGTTATTACTTGCGCTCACTTTTTCGTCCTGCAATCTCACCACTTCCCCCAAGGTGGGAGCACTGGGTGATCATGCCATGGTCGTTTCGGCACATCCTTTATCCACAGCGGTCGGTCTCAATGTCCTCAAACAGGGAGGAAATGCCATAGATGCGGCAGTGGCCACTCAATTTGCGCTAGCCGTGGTATACCCACGAGCGGGAAATATAGGAGGTGGTGGTTTTTCGGTCATCAGACTGACAGACGGGAGCATTGCCGCACTTGATTTCAGAGAAAAAGCACCTGCTCAGGCGGAGCGAAAGATGTTTCAGGATTCACTGGGCAATGTAGTCGGTGAATTAAGTACCATCGGACACCTGGCAGCCGGTGTACCGGGGAGCGTGGCTGGTATGTGGGAGTTACACCAAAAATATGGCAGCCTTCCGTGGGCAGACCTTGTGCAACCCGCTATCGACCTGGCTTTCGAAGGATTCCTCATCACAGCCAATGAGGCTGAGGCCTTGAATGAGAAACAAGAGGATTTCAGGCAAGCCAACCACTATCGCCCCTGGGTAGTGAGAGAAAACGGCTGGCAAGCCAATGATTATGTGAATCAACCACAGCTGGCTGCCACGCTTTCATTCATCAGAGACTCTGGTAGGGATGGCTTCTATAAAGGGATTGTCGCCCAACAAATTGTGAAGGAAATGCAACGTGGAAACGGGCTGGTTACCCACGAGGACCTGCAAAACTATGAAGCCATCTGGAGAACTCCACTGGTAGGCACCTACAGAGGGCACAGAGTCATTAGTATGCCTCCTCCGTCCAGTGGTGGGGTAGCAGTATTGCAGATGCTCCAGGGTGCCGAATTACTGAATGTTGGTCGATACGAACACAACTCTACCAATGCCGTACACCTCATGGCCGAAATAGAACGGCGGGTATTTGCTGACCGATCCAAACACCTCGGAGATCCCGATTATTTTCAGGTTCCCGTACAGCAGCTCCTTAGCCCGGATTATAACGCATCCAGGTTTGCAGACATTTCCATTGATCAAACGACCCCTTCGACCGATATGCAAGGGGGTGAAGTTCCTTACGAATCTCCTGAGACCACTCACTTTTCCATTGTAGATGCTGATGGGAACGCCATCTCTACCACCACCACCCTCAACCTCAACTACGGATGCAAAGTATGGGTAAAAGGTGCCGGCTTTGTACTCAACAATGAGATGGATGACTTCAGTTCCAAGCCGGGAGTGCCCAATTTCTTTGGACTGATCGGGGCGGAAGCCAACGCCATTGCTCCTGGAAAAAGAATGCTGAGCTCTATGACACCCACCATTGTGGAAAAAGACGGGGCACTCAAAATGGTACTCGGATCGCCGGGAGGAGCCACAATACTCACATCCGTCTTCCAGACCGTGCTCAACGTGATCGACTATGAGATGACCATGCAGGAGGCGGTATCAGCCAAAAAAGTTCATCACCAGTGGCTCCCAGACCAGATCAAAGCCGAGACAGATGCCATCAGCCTGAAAACCATTGAAGAGCTGGAACAACTTGGCCATTCCTTTGAGTTTGTGGACAAAATTGGTCGTAACGACTGCATTCTTGTGCGCGAAGATGGCCGACTGGAAGGAGGAGCTGACCCCCGTGGGGACGATAAGGCCGCAGGCTTCTAG
- a CDS encoding DNA-3-methyladenine glycosylase — MFDLSSYEKLPQSFYNHSDVVHVAKELLGKYVFTNIDGIITAGKIVETEAYCGRNDRACHAHAGRTERTRVMFEKGGVAYVYLCYGIHHLFNVVSNEEGLADAVLIRAVEPVLGMETMHIRRGSKVPFSKLTAGPGTLSKALGIQKKHNALDLCGDTPEELEIEATTRVGVGYAGEDALLPWRFYIRDHPFVSVKKRNP, encoded by the coding sequence ATGTTTGATCTTTCATCTTACGAAAAACTGCCGCAATCGTTCTATAATCATTCAGATGTAGTACATGTAGCTAAAGAGTTATTAGGTAAGTATGTTTTCACAAACATAGATGGAATTATCACAGCAGGCAAAATCGTCGAAACAGAGGCTTATTGTGGTAGAAATGATCGGGCATGTCATGCTCATGCAGGCAGAACTGAGCGCACTAGGGTGATGTTCGAAAAGGGCGGGGTAGCCTATGTTTATTTGTGCTATGGAATTCATCATTTGTTTAATGTGGTATCAAATGAGGAAGGATTGGCCGATGCGGTGTTGATACGTGCGGTGGAGCCAGTGTTGGGTATGGAAACCATGCACATTCGGCGTGGGAGTAAGGTGCCGTTTAGCAAACTTACGGCCGGACCAGGTACGTTAAGTAAAGCTCTTGGTATTCAGAAAAAGCACAATGCGTTGGATTTATGTGGAGATACTCCAGAGGAGTTGGAAATAGAAGCAACCACGAGGGTGGGGGTGGGCTATGCAGGCGAGGATGCGCTACTTCCGTGGCGGTTTTATATCAGGGACCATCCTTTTGTAAGTGTAAAAAAAAGAAATCCCTGA
- a CDS encoding SulP family inorganic anion transporter — MKKYFGENLKNDLPAGMVVALVALPLCLGIALASGAPLFSGIIAGIVGGIVVGALSGSQLSVSGPAAGLTVIVLNAIESLGAFESFLLAVFLAGLIQFILGMLKAGIIGHFFPSSVIKGMLSAIGLILILKQIPHALGDDRDYEGDESFYQPDGENTFTEIIMALQNIDKGALLISMIAIAILILWERPFMRKQKWTNVIPGPLVAVAWGIFANAVLFRQFLPDFVLSSKHLVTLPISSSVSEFLGFLTAPDFSQLLNVNVYITAFTIAIVASLETLLSLDAVDKLDPYKRIASTNQELKAQGTGNMVSGLLGGLPVTAVIVRSTANISSGGQTKVSAVFHGLLLAMSVIFFPGFLNMIPLSALAAVLLLVGYKLSKPSIFKGLYAKGTSQFLPFLITILAILFTDLLIGITIGIVVGLYYVVKANLHQAITLKELGPDNFVITLEKDVSFLNKAFLRKTLRGIPPNSHVVFDETESIFIDEDILETIEDFKKTAINDGISIKVKPAPNTKNPKLTEA, encoded by the coding sequence ATGAAAAAATACTTTGGCGAAAATTTGAAGAATGATCTTCCTGCGGGAATGGTAGTGGCACTTGTGGCCTTACCCTTATGTCTGGGAATCGCTCTGGCCTCAGGAGCACCTCTTTTTTCAGGTATCATTGCGGGAATAGTGGGCGGTATAGTCGTGGGTGCCCTCAGTGGCTCACAGCTGAGTGTAAGTGGACCTGCTGCAGGACTTACGGTAATCGTGCTCAATGCGATAGAATCACTTGGGGCCTTTGAATCCTTTCTTCTGGCCGTCTTTCTTGCCGGGCTTATTCAGTTCATTCTTGGTATGCTCAAGGCAGGTATAATTGGTCACTTCTTCCCTTCGTCGGTAATCAAGGGTATGTTGTCAGCCATCGGCCTAATATTGATATTAAAGCAAATACCTCACGCACTGGGTGACGATCGTGACTATGAAGGTGACGAGAGTTTCTATCAGCCCGATGGTGAAAATACGTTCACTGAGATCATCATGGCCCTTCAGAACATTGATAAAGGAGCACTGCTTATCAGCATGATTGCCATTGCCATCCTGATCTTGTGGGAGAGGCCATTTATGAGGAAACAGAAATGGACCAACGTAATCCCCGGCCCACTGGTAGCTGTAGCATGGGGCATTTTTGCCAATGCGGTGTTATTCCGTCAATTTCTCCCTGATTTTGTACTTTCAAGTAAACATCTGGTCACCTTACCGATCAGTAGTTCCGTCTCAGAGTTTTTGGGATTCCTTACTGCTCCTGACTTTTCGCAGCTCCTGAATGTAAATGTTTACATCACGGCTTTCACCATTGCTATAGTCGCTAGCTTGGAAACCCTGTTGAGTCTGGACGCTGTAGACAAACTGGATCCTTACAAAAGAATCGCGAGTACTAACCAGGAACTCAAAGCACAGGGTACTGGCAATATGGTTTCAGGTCTTCTGGGCGGACTACCCGTTACAGCGGTAATTGTAAGAAGTACAGCCAACATCAGCTCAGGAGGTCAAACGAAGGTTTCAGCAGTGTTTCATGGTTTACTTCTAGCCATGTCAGTTATTTTCTTTCCCGGCTTCCTCAATATGATCCCTTTGTCGGCGCTGGCAGCGGTACTCTTGCTGGTGGGCTACAAACTTAGTAAACCGTCCATTTTCAAAGGCTTATATGCTAAAGGGACCTCACAGTTTTTACCGTTTCTGATCACCATACTGGCGATTCTTTTCACAGACCTCCTCATCGGTATCACCATTGGTATAGTGGTCGGTCTTTACTATGTGGTGAAGGCTAACCTACATCAGGCCATCACCCTGAAAGAATTGGGCCCTGACAATTTTGTCATCACCCTGGAAAAAGACGTAAGTTTTCTGAACAAGGCCTTTTTGAGAAAAACCTTAAGAGGGATTCCGCCTAACTCACATGTCGTTTTTGACGAAACAGAGTCGATTTTCATTGATGAGGATATTTTAGAAACCATTGAGGATTTCAAAAAAACCGCGATCAATGATGGGATTTCCATCAAAGTGAAGCCAGCACCCAATACAAAGAACCCGAAATTGACAGAGGCATAA
- a CDS encoding PIG-L family deacetylase: MIIRISSTFLILFFTTVLFGQGQADYSSGAIIQRLEKLNTLGSVLYMAAHPDDENTQLIAYFANGAHFRTGYVAATRGDGGQNLIGPEIRESLGVIRTQELLAARSVDGGEQFFSRANDFGYSKDPDETFRVWDRDKVLADFVWAIRQFRPDVIITRFSREPGVTHGHHTASAILAMEAFEKSGDTTVYPEQLQYVSPWAPAKIFYNIGLWAYRRSGRVFNDEGYLKLDVGQYNTHLGKSYTEISALSRSMHKSQGFGSSGSRGADFEYFEQWGGAETDQALFEGINTSWSRVADSEEVAYYLAEARRNFDTAQPANILGELLNARKALLKMPDQFWKEVKLAELRETILAITGTYLELTSEKPFYVPGDSIRITLEVINRSHADLTLSSVTLDQNDERFIYNLALENNQKNQFSYQFPLSKSTPYTHPYWLNTDATEGMYSVSDQRLIGLPQNPPALKARVSLSSEGQFLDYEVPVIFKTTDPVKGEVRSPLEIRPPVMVNLDSRALIFAGNKSKKMPVKVIAGRDDISGRVTLNLPEGWKSSPDFYEVAIQEAGGEQSFDFSLTPPEGPSNAQISAVVELSDGKKYDLGKEVIAYDHIPVQTLYPKAQVKVVKLDVGELTGRIGYIMGAGDELPFSLEQIGYQVDILDKDDVSAGNLARYDAVILGIRAFNTVQWLSFKNQELFDYVKKGGNVIVQYNTSHQLVTEEIAPFPLKLSRNRVTVEEAPVKFLKPKHPVLNTPIKLSPSDFDGWVQERGLYFPGEWSKEFVPLLGMNDPGEEEKQGSLLVAPYGKGFYCYTGISFFRELPAGVPGAYRLLINMVSLGKADKPK; this comes from the coding sequence ATGATCATTAGAATTTCGTCAACCTTTCTCATTCTATTTTTCACCACCGTCTTGTTCGGTCAGGGTCAGGCAGATTACTCTTCCGGCGCTATTATTCAGCGGCTGGAAAAGCTGAACACACTGGGGTCTGTACTTTACATGGCCGCACATCCAGACGATGAAAACACTCAGTTAATAGCATACTTCGCCAACGGAGCACACTTTCGCACGGGGTATGTAGCCGCTACGAGAGGCGATGGAGGTCAGAATCTGATTGGTCCCGAAATCAGGGAAAGTTTGGGGGTGATCCGCACCCAGGAGCTGCTGGCCGCCCGGTCTGTGGATGGCGGGGAGCAGTTTTTCTCCCGGGCGAATGATTTTGGATACTCCAAAGATCCGGATGAGACCTTCAGGGTATGGGATCGGGATAAAGTACTGGCTGATTTTGTATGGGCCATTCGTCAATTCAGGCCAGATGTAATCATCACAAGGTTTAGTCGGGAGCCAGGTGTCACTCACGGTCATCATACGGCTTCAGCCATATTGGCCATGGAGGCATTTGAGAAGAGTGGTGACACCACAGTGTATCCCGAACAGCTCCAATATGTATCTCCCTGGGCACCAGCAAAGATTTTTTATAACATCGGTCTCTGGGCTTACCGAAGAAGCGGGCGGGTGTTTAATGATGAAGGGTATCTGAAGCTGGATGTGGGGCAATACAACACCCATTTGGGCAAGTCCTATACAGAGATCAGTGCACTGAGCCGAAGCATGCACAAGAGTCAGGGCTTTGGGTCTTCCGGGAGCCGGGGGGCTGATTTTGAATATTTTGAACAATGGGGTGGGGCTGAAACTGACCAGGCACTTTTTGAAGGCATCAATACCAGCTGGTCACGGGTGGCAGACTCTGAGGAAGTGGCATACTATCTGGCGGAGGCCAGGCGTAACTTTGATACTGCCCAGCCAGCGAATATTTTGGGTGAATTGCTTAATGCGAGGAAGGCCCTATTGAAGATGCCTGATCAGTTTTGGAAAGAGGTGAAACTGGCTGAGCTGAGGGAGACCATTTTGGCCATTACTGGTACTTACCTGGAGCTGACGAGTGAAAAGCCTTTCTACGTGCCGGGAGATTCGATTAGGATCACCCTGGAGGTGATCAACAGGAGCCATGCCGACCTGACCCTTTCCTCGGTGACCCTGGATCAGAATGATGAACGCTTCATCTATAACCTTGCTTTGGAAAACAATCAGAAAAATCAGTTTTCCTATCAGTTTCCCCTTTCAAAAAGCACTCCTTATACCCACCCATACTGGCTGAATACAGATGCCACAGAAGGTATGTATTCGGTGAGCGATCAGCGATTGATTGGCTTACCTCAAAATCCTCCCGCATTGAAGGCACGCGTGTCACTGAGCTCAGAGGGTCAGTTTCTGGATTACGAAGTACCGGTGATTTTCAAAACCACAGACCCTGTGAAAGGAGAGGTGCGGAGCCCACTGGAAATCAGGCCTCCGGTGATGGTGAATCTGGATTCCAGAGCCTTAATCTTTGCAGGAAACAAGTCAAAAAAGATGCCGGTCAAGGTGATTGCCGGGCGAGATGATATATCGGGTCGAGTCACTTTGAATTTGCCTGAAGGCTGGAAGTCGTCACCAGATTTTTACGAGGTGGCCATTCAGGAAGCCGGAGGTGAACAGTCATTTGATTTCTCACTCACCCCACCTGAAGGACCATCAAATGCTCAGATATCCGCTGTGGTGGAGCTTTCGGATGGAAAGAAGTACGACCTGGGTAAAGAGGTGATTGCTTATGATCATATTCCCGTGCAAACGCTTTATCCAAAAGCACAAGTGAAGGTGGTGAAGTTGGATGTGGGTGAGCTGACCGGGCGCATCGGGTATATCATGGGTGCCGGCGACGAGCTGCCATTTAGTTTGGAGCAGATCGGATATCAGGTGGACATTTTAGATAAGGACGACGTGAGTGCCGGGAATCTGGCGCGATATGATGCCGTGATCCTGGGCATAAGGGCTTTTAACACCGTTCAATGGTTGAGTTTTAAGAATCAGGAGCTTTTTGACTATGTGAAAAAGGGTGGGAATGTGATTGTTCAGTACAATACCAGCCATCAGCTGGTGACTGAGGAGATTGCACCCTTTCCGTTGAAGCTCTCCCGTAATCGTGTCACAGTGGAGGAGGCTCCGGTGAAGTTTCTGAAGCCCAAACACCCGGTACTGAATACTCCGATCAAATTGAGTCCATCTGATTTCGATGGATGGGTACAGGAGCGGGGGCTTTATTTCCCCGGGGAGTGGTCGAAAGAATTTGTGCCGCTTTTGGGCATGAATGATCCTGGTGAAGAAGAGAAGCAAGGCAGTTTGTTAGTCGCTCCTTACGGAAAGGGGTTTTACTGCTATACGGGCATTTCATTTTTCAGAGAACTCCCGGCTGGTGTACCAGGGGCTTACAGGCTGCTCATCAATATGGTGTCACTAGGCAAAGCAGACAAACCCAAATAA